One Desulfovibrio sp. UIB00 DNA window includes the following coding sequences:
- the guaB gene encoding IMP dehydrogenase, which translates to MFTNRGKALTFDDILLVPGFSDITPDAVDISTWLTPEIPLRIPLLSAAMDTVTEAAMAISMARMGGIGIIHKNMPVARQRLEVEKVKKSESGMILDPVTISPNNTVQEALDLMSDFRVSGLPVVENGRLVGILTNRDVRFVQDGAAVRVSEVMTSTNLVTVPMGTSLEESKRHLHEHRIEKLLVVDEEGLLRGLITMKDIDKVQKYPNACKDSNGRLRVGAAIGIGRDCESRSEQLIEAGADVLVLDSAHGHSLNVLNAIRMVKGAFPNCQLVAGNVATYEGAKAILEAGADSVKIGIGPGSICTTRIVAGVGVPQVTAVMDGSRAAREMDRCCIADGGIKFSGDIVKALVVGAHSVMIGSLFAGTEESPGETILYQGRTYKIYRGMGSIDAMKDGSSDRYFQEKSKKLVPEGIVGRVPYRGPVMEAVYQLMGGLRSGMGYVGAHNLNDLFENTTFCEISPAGLRESHVHDVVITKEAPNYRIEN; encoded by the coding sequence ATGTTCACCAATCGCGGTAAGGCGCTGACCTTCGACGACATTTTGCTAGTCCCCGGCTTTTCGGACATCACCCCCGACGCCGTTGACATCTCCACCTGGCTCACCCCCGAAATTCCCCTGCGCATCCCCCTGCTCTCCGCCGCCATGGACACCGTGACTGAAGCGGCCATGGCCATTTCCATGGCCCGCATGGGCGGCATCGGCATCATCCATAAGAACATGCCTGTTGCGCGGCAGCGTCTTGAGGTGGAAAAGGTCAAGAAGAGCGAAAGCGGCATGATCCTTGACCCTGTGACCATTTCGCCCAACAACACAGTGCAGGAAGCCCTGGACCTCATGTCCGACTTCCGTGTGTCGGGCTTGCCCGTGGTTGAGAATGGCCGCCTGGTGGGCATTCTTACCAACCGCGACGTGCGCTTTGTGCAGGACGGCGCGGCAGTGCGCGTTTCTGAAGTGATGACCAGCACCAACCTCGTGACAGTGCCCATGGGCACCTCGCTTGAAGAATCCAAGCGTCACCTGCACGAACACCGCATCGAAAAGCTTCTGGTGGTGGACGAAGAAGGCCTCTTGCGCGGCCTCATCACCATGAAGGACATCGACAAAGTCCAGAAGTACCCCAACGCCTGCAAAGACTCCAACGGTCGCCTGCGCGTGGGTGCCGCCATCGGCATCGGGCGCGACTGCGAATCCCGTTCCGAACAGCTGATCGAGGCTGGCGCGGACGTGCTGGTGCTCGACTCTGCCCACGGCCATTCGCTCAACGTGCTCAACGCCATCCGCATGGTCAAGGGCGCGTTCCCCAACTGCCAGCTCGTGGCAGGCAACGTCGCCACCTACGAAGGCGCCAAGGCCATTCTTGAAGCAGGCGCTGATTCTGTCAAAATCGGCATCGGACCCGGCTCCATCTGCACCACCCGCATTGTGGCTGGCGTGGGCGTGCCCCAGGTTACCGCCGTTATGGACGGCAGCCGCGCCGCGCGCGAGATGGACCGTTGCTGCATTGCTGACGGCGGCATCAAGTTCTCCGGTGATATCGTCAAGGCCCTTGTAGTGGGCGCGCACTCGGTGATGATCGGCTCCCTCTTTGCCGGCACCGAGGAAAGCCCCGGCGAAACCATTCTGTATCAGGGCCGTACCTACAAGATTTATCGCGGCATGGGTTCCATTGACGCCATGAAGGATGGCAGCTCTGACCGCTACTTCCAGGAAAAGAGCAAGAAGCTCGTGCCTGAAGGCATTGTTGGTCGCGTACCTTATCGCGGCCCGGTCATGGAAGCCGTGTACCAGCTCATGGGCGGCCTGCGCTCCGGCATGGGCTATGTGGGCGCGCACAATCTGAACGACCTTTTTGAAAACACCACCTTCTGTGAGATTTCACCTGCGGGCCTGCGCGAAAGCCATGTCCACGATGTTGTTATCACGAAGGAAGCGCCGAACTACCGCATCGAGAACTAG
- the hisA gene encoding 1-(5-phosphoribosyl)-5-[(5-phosphoribosylamino)methylideneamino]imidazole-4-carboxamide isomerase, whose protein sequence is MILFPAVDIQDGKAVRLKQGRAHESTVFAEDPTDAAKAWEARGAQWLHVVDLDGAFDGAAKSREIVRRICTELSIPVQLGGGIRDMATAQAYFDAGVSRLIIGTLALEQPELFAEMCRAFPGRIGVSLDAEGGKLKTRGWVADTGLTVDGVLPRLLADGAAFIIYTDIERDGMQCGVNVAALEHLSRLSTVPVIAAGGVATLADVQKLYPLTRSTSLAGAVSGRALYEGTLNLEEANAWIAAQ, encoded by the coding sequence ATGATTCTGTTTCCCGCCGTGGACATTCAGGACGGTAAGGCCGTGCGCCTCAAGCAGGGCCGCGCCCATGAAAGCACCGTCTTTGCCGAAGACCCCACAGACGCCGCCAAAGCCTGGGAAGCGCGAGGCGCTCAATGGCTGCACGTGGTTGATCTGGACGGAGCCTTTGACGGCGCGGCCAAAAGCCGCGAGATCGTGCGCCGTATCTGCACCGAGCTGTCCATTCCCGTGCAGCTTGGCGGCGGTATCCGCGACATGGCAACAGCCCAGGCCTATTTTGACGCGGGCGTTTCACGCCTGATTATCGGCACCCTGGCTCTGGAACAGCCCGAGCTTTTTGCCGAGATGTGCCGTGCCTTTCCTGGCCGCATTGGCGTTTCGCTGGATGCCGAGGGCGGCAAGCTCAAAACCCGTGGATGGGTTGCCGATACCGGCCTGACCGTTGACGGGGTTCTGCCCCGCCTGCTGGCCGATGGCGCTGCATTCATCATCTATACGGATATTGAACGCGACGGCATGCAGTGCGGCGTTAATGTGGCCGCTCTGGAACATCTTTCGCGCCTTTCCACGGTGCCTGTCATTGCGGCGGGCGGCGTGGCGACGCTGGCAGATGTGCAGAAGCTCTATCCCCTCACCCGCAGCACCAGCCTTGCTGGCGCTGTGAGCGGCAGGGCGCTGTACGAGGGCACGCTCAACCTTGAGGAAGCCAACGCCTGGATCGCCGCCCAATAA
- a CDS encoding DVU_1551 family NTP transferase: MKPAVLILAAGMASRMGAAKALLSLPSLPEGGRCSALRGLVSLYHTLGVEDVVIISGFHAEIVEAEALALGLTPVRNPDPQRGMFSSVQTGVEALVKGGFNGQFFVQPVDVPLVRPLTIKALLDAAGQEEANQAAELAVSGKAASMPVLVPTFDGQEGHPPLIPMSLAPHILAHQGQNGLRGALEGAPLRHVPVADALILEDMDTPDDYARLRVLASERHTLSPVEAECLLRMCNVPEKGLRHARAVGAVACCLAEALAHVREAAGYDAGVDPRLALAGGLLHDICKGQPRHEAAAGEFLRRLELPEMARLVQDHRDLSLPEDEPVTERELVYLADKYCYGGNFVPVQRRFGLKLEAYAQDAPACEAIRGRLGRVKALEERIAREIGKEPALVAERALVRNCNAARGNVARREVA, from the coding sequence ATGAAACCAGCCGTTTTGATTCTTGCCGCAGGCATGGCCTCGCGCATGGGGGCAGCCAAGGCACTGCTTTCCCTGCCCTCGCTGCCAGAAGGCGGGCGCTGCTCCGCCCTGAGGGGGCTGGTCAGTCTGTACCATACCCTTGGTGTGGAAGATGTGGTGATCATCAGCGGCTTCCATGCCGAAATTGTGGAAGCAGAGGCTCTGGCGCTGGGGCTGACCCCAGTGCGCAATCCCGACCCGCAGCGGGGCATGTTTTCATCTGTGCAGACAGGCGTGGAAGCTCTGGTGAAGGGCGGTTTTAACGGGCAATTTTTTGTGCAGCCTGTGGATGTACCGCTGGTGCGGCCCCTGACCATCAAGGCATTGCTTGATGCCGCAGGGCAGGAAGAGGCCAACCAGGCGGCAGAGCTGGCTGTGAGCGGCAAGGCCGCGTCCATGCCGGTGCTTGTGCCGACATTTGACGGACAGGAGGGGCATCCTCCCCTGATTCCCATGAGCTTGGCCCCGCATATTCTGGCGCACCAGGGGCAAAACGGGCTGCGCGGGGCGCTGGAAGGCGCGCCTTTGCGGCATGTGCCTGTGGCTGACGCCCTGATTCTGGAAGATATGGACACCCCAGACGACTATGCGCGCCTGCGGGTGCTGGCTAGTGAGCGGCATACTTTGTCGCCCGTTGAGGCGGAATGCTTGCTGCGTATGTGCAACGTGCCGGAAAAAGGCTTGCGTCACGCGCGGGCAGTGGGGGCTGTGGCCTGTTGCCTGGCCGAGGCTCTCGCGCACGTGCGTGAGGCCGCAGGCTATGATGCCGGGGTGGATCCCCGCCTGGCGCTGGCTGGTGGGTTGCTGCACGATATCTGCAAAGGCCAGCCCAGGCATGAGGCTGCTGCTGGGGAATTTTTACGGCGGCTGGAATTGCCGGAGATGGCGCGTCTGGTGCAGGATCACCGTGATCTGTCCTTGCCGGAGGACGAGCCGGTCACAGAGCGCGAGCTGGTCTATTTGGCCGACAAATACTGTTACGGCGGCAACTTTGTGCCTGTGCAGCGGCGCTTTGGCCTCAAACTGGAGGCTTATGCCCAGGATGCCCCGGCCTGCGAGGCCATCCGGGGGCGGCTTGGTCGCGTCAAGGCTTTGGAAGAGCGCATTGCCCGCGAAATAGGCAAAGAACCCGCCTTGGTGGCGGAACGCGCCCTTGTGCGTAATTGCAATGCTGCGCGCGGCAATGTTGCCCGGCGTGAGGTTGCATGA
- the tatC gene encoding twin-arginine translocase subunit TatC produces the protein MSADKPLSPEVVASPSTPETAGEHSDLNKTDQNAAEPSPQGAAPADTPVAAAEPSEEPTAATAPETAPEATPETQADGQPPLPPVPPAGAVQSPAPEPENLPIQSESTPPATPEDEVEEEEADDRPMGLMDHLSELRGRLVRCCLAVMVGFIACWAVVDPIFDALVAPLLSVLPDGSHAIYTTLPEGFFTRMHIAFVAGVFVSSPAIFYQVWAFIAPGLYEEEKRSIIPVAVMSAFFFISGGAFCYFVVFPNAFAFFMSYATDSIVAMPKISDYLSFVLKLILAFGLVFEMPLFAFFLARMGIITAELMRRVRRYAILGIFIVAAILSPPDVVSQLLMAAPMLVLYEVSIFVAAGFGKKTVKEDESEEKPEGEDGETAEAETKPGKDENTSEKP, from the coding sequence ATGAGTGCGGATAAACCCTTGAGCCCCGAGGTGGTCGCATCCCCGTCTACCCCTGAGACCGCAGGGGAACATTCCGACCTCAACAAGACAGATCAAAACGCAGCGGAGCCGTCCCCTCAGGGGGCGGCCCCTGCGGATACGCCTGTAGCAGCGGCAGAACCTTCGGAAGAACCCACCGCAGCAACGGCGCCCGAAACGGCACCGGAAGCCACGCCGGAAACACAAGCTGACGGGCAGCCTCCTCTGCCCCCTGTTCCCCCGGCTGGCGCAGTGCAAAGCCCTGCGCCAGAGCCTGAAAATCTGCCCATCCAGAGCGAAAGCACGCCTCCTGCCACGCCGGAAGACGAGGTGGAGGAAGAAGAGGCTGACGACAGGCCCATGGGCCTCATGGATCACCTCTCGGAGCTGCGCGGCCGTCTGGTTCGCTGCTGCCTCGCCGTCATGGTGGGCTTTATAGCCTGCTGGGCCGTGGTTGATCCCATTTTTGACGCCCTTGTGGCCCCCCTGCTGAGCGTTCTGCCTGACGGCTCGCACGCCATCTACACCACCCTGCCCGAAGGCTTTTTCACCCGCATGCACATTGCCTTTGTGGCTGGCGTGTTTGTGAGCAGCCCTGCAATTTTTTATCAGGTATGGGCCTTCATCGCCCCCGGTCTGTATGAAGAAGAAAAACGGAGCATCATACCCGTTGCCGTCATGTCGGCCTTCTTCTTTATCAGCGGCGGGGCCTTCTGCTACTTTGTGGTCTTTCCCAACGCCTTTGCCTTCTTTATGAGCTACGCCACAGACTCCATTGTGGCCATGCCCAAGATCAGCGACTATCTGAGCTTTGTACTCAAGCTCATACTTGCCTTTGGCCTTGTGTTTGAAATGCCGCTGTTTGCCTTCTTTCTGGCGCGTATGGGCATTATCACGGCAGAACTCATGCGCCGTGTGCGGCGCTACGCCATCTTGGGCATCTTTATTGTAGCGGCCATTCTTTCGCCGCCCGATGTAGTTTCGCAGCTGCTCATGGCCGCGCCCATGCTTGTTCTTTATGAAGTGAGCATCTTTGTGGCGGCTGGCTTTGGCAAAAAAACTGTAAAAGAAGACGAGTCCGAAGAAAAGCCCGAAGGCGAAGACGGTGAAACCGCCGAGGCCGAAACAAAACCGGGCAAGGATGAAAATACCTCGGAGAAGCCATGA
- the ffh gene encoding signal recognition particle protein, translating into MFESLSDRLSGVFRTFSGRGQLTEENVQAGLREVRLALLEADVNFKVVKDFVESVREKCLGQEVLKGVSPAQQVIKIVNDELVQLLGGETAGLNLQGREPAVIMLVGLQGSGKTTSAGKIANILRKQKLRPYLVPADVYRPAAIDQLTVLSKQLDMPCFPSTVDMNPVDIAKAALEKAREEQATVLLIDTAGRLHVDEPLMQELAAIKQAVQPQEILFVADAMTGQDAVTVAESFNERLGITGVVLTKMDGDARGGAALSIRSVTGAPVKFVGMGEKLSEMEVFHPDRIAGRILGMGDVLTLVEKAQSAINAEEAEELALKMKKASFDLEDFRTQMRRIKKLGSLDSILKMIPGMGGLRDKLAEASGAMPEKEMARTEAIISSMTMAERRNPDILNGSRRARIAKGAGVTVAQVNQLVRQFEQMRQMMKGMMGGKGAKMPAMPRMRGMPPGMNLPKGLGGMPNLGGMGGMPGMPGMGGMPGMPGMEGMPGARAGATKAAPKKRKKKERPKRKKK; encoded by the coding sequence ATGTTCGAGAGCCTTTCCGACAGACTTTCAGGCGTATTCCGCACATTCAGCGGGCGCGGGCAGCTTACCGAAGAAAATGTGCAGGCTGGCCTGCGCGAGGTGCGCCTTGCCCTGCTTGAGGCGGACGTCAACTTCAAGGTCGTTAAAGACTTTGTGGAAAGCGTGCGCGAAAAGTGCCTGGGGCAAGAGGTGCTCAAGGGCGTGAGCCCTGCCCAGCAAGTCATCAAGATTGTTAACGATGAACTTGTGCAGCTGCTTGGCGGCGAAACCGCCGGGTTGAATCTGCAAGGGCGCGAACCTGCGGTCATCATGCTTGTGGGCTTGCAGGGCTCTGGTAAGACGACCTCTGCGGGCAAGATCGCCAATATTCTGCGCAAGCAGAAGCTGCGGCCCTATCTTGTGCCTGCCGACGTGTATCGCCCTGCGGCTATTGACCAGCTGACCGTGCTGTCCAAGCAGCTCGACATGCCTTGTTTCCCCTCCACGGTGGACATGAACCCCGTGGATATTGCCAAGGCCGCGCTTGAAAAAGCCCGCGAAGAGCAGGCCACCGTGCTGCTGATCGACACTGCGGGCCGCCTGCACGTGGACGAGCCGCTCATGCAGGAGCTGGCAGCCATCAAGCAGGCCGTGCAGCCGCAGGAAATTCTGTTTGTTGCCGACGCCATGACCGGTCAGGACGCCGTGACCGTGGCCGAAAGCTTCAACGAGCGCCTTGGCATCACCGGCGTGGTGCTCACCAAGATGGACGGCGATGCGCGCGGCGGCGCTGCTCTCTCCATCCGTTCTGTTACGGGCGCGCCTGTCAAGTTTGTGGGTATGGGCGAAAAACTGTCGGAGATGGAAGTCTTCCATCCCGACCGTATCGCTGGCCGCATCCTCGGCATGGGCGACGTGCTCACCCTGGTTGAAAAGGCGCAGAGCGCCATCAACGCAGAAGAAGCCGAAGAACTGGCCCTCAAGATGAAGAAGGCCAGCTTTGATCTTGAAGATTTCCGCACCCAGATGCGCCGTATCAAAAAGCTTGGTTCGCTCGACAGCATCCTTAAAATGATCCCCGGCATGGGCGGCCTGCGCGACAAGCTGGCCGAGGCCAGCGGGGCCATGCCTGAAAAGGAAATGGCGCGCACCGAGGCTATCATCAGTTCCATGACCATGGCTGAACGCCGCAATCCCGACATCCTCAACGGCAGCCGCAGGGCGCGCATAGCAAAGGGCGCAGGCGTTACTGTTGCCCAGGTCAATCAGCTTGTGCGCCAGTTTGAGCAGATGCGCCAGATGATGAAGGGCATGATGGGTGGCAAGGGCGCCAAAATGCCCGCAATGCCGCGCATGCGCGGCATGCCCCCTGGCATGAACCTGCCCAAGGGGCTTGGCGGTATGCCCAATCTTGGCGGCATGGGCGGAATGCCCGGCATGCCGGGGATGGGTGGAATGCCTGGAATGCCCGGTATGGAAGGTATGCCCGGCGCTCGCGCTGGCGCAACCAAGGCTGCGCCTAAAAAGCGCAAGAAAAAAGAGCGTCCCAAGCGCAAGAAAAAGTAA
- the guaA gene encoding glutamine-hydrolyzing GMP synthase has product MPSKVIIIDYGSQVTQLIARRVREAGVYSEIHSCITTAAQVAAMKPSAVILSGGPASVGEADAPVLDPGFLELGVPVLGICYGMQLLAQNLGGQLAQSLTREYGPSDLTLTAPCALWEGIESTSRVWMSHGDKVLAPPPGFTVTGRTPTLDVAAMADEARKIYAVQFHPEVHHSVDGERMLRNFLFKVAGIKPDWTMSSFVERVVAEMAEQVGDRHVVCALSGGIDSTVVAVLLNKAIGKRLHCIFVDNGLLRLGEGDEVVSYLREHFDLNLDFVQAQERFLSKLAGVDDPEKKRKIIGHTFIEIFDEESKKLPQVDFLAQGTLYPDVIESISHKGPSAVIKSHHNVGGLPDTMKLKLIEPLRELFKDEVRKVAAELGMPDSIVWRHPFPGPGLAIRVLGEITEERLQILRLADRIVQQELRESGWYRKVWQGFAVLLPLKTVGVMGDGRTYEHVIALRVVDSVDAMTADWARLPAELIERMSSRIINEVKGVNRVVYDVSSKPPSTIEWE; this is encoded by the coding sequence ATGCCCAGCAAAGTCATAATTATTGACTACGGCTCACAGGTCACCCAGCTCATCGCGCGCCGCGTGCGCGAAGCCGGGGTTTACTCCGAAATACATTCCTGCATCACCACCGCCGCTCAGGTGGCGGCAATGAAGCCTTCTGCCGTCATCCTTTCCGGTGGCCCGGCCAGCGTGGGCGAAGCCGATGCCCCGGTTCTTGACCCCGGTTTTCTTGAGCTTGGCGTGCCGGTACTCGGCATCTGCTACGGAATGCAGCTGCTGGCCCAGAACCTTGGCGGTCAGCTTGCCCAATCGCTCACGCGCGAATACGGTCCCTCCGACCTCACCCTCACCGCGCCCTGCGCCCTGTGGGAAGGCATCGAATCCACCAGCCGCGTGTGGATGAGCCATGGCGACAAGGTGCTTGCGCCGCCGCCAGGCTTTACCGTGACGGGCCGCACGCCTACTCTGGATGTGGCCGCCATGGCTGACGAAGCCCGCAAAATCTACGCCGTGCAGTTCCACCCCGAAGTGCACCACAGCGTGGACGGCGAGCGCATGCTGCGCAACTTCCTCTTCAAGGTTGCGGGCATCAAGCCCGACTGGACCATGTCTTCATTTGTGGAGCGCGTGGTTGCCGAAATGGCCGAGCAGGTGGGCGACCGCCACGTGGTCTGCGCCCTTTCTGGCGGCATCGACTCCACTGTGGTGGCCGTGCTGCTCAACAAGGCCATCGGCAAGCGCCTGCACTGCATCTTTGTGGATAACGGTCTGCTGCGCCTTGGCGAAGGCGATGAAGTGGTCAGCTACCTGCGCGAACACTTTGACCTCAACCTCGACTTCGTGCAGGCGCAGGAACGTTTTCTTTCCAAGCTTGCTGGCGTGGATGACCCCGAAAAGAAGCGGAAGATCATCGGTCACACCTTTATTGAGATTTTCGACGAAGAATCCAAAAAGCTGCCGCAGGTGGACTTTCTGGCGCAGGGCACCCTGTACCCTGACGTTATCGAGTCCATCTCGCACAAGGGCCCCAGCGCCGTTATCAAGAGCCACCACAACGTTGGCGGCTTGCCCGATACCATGAAGCTCAAGCTCATCGAACCCCTGCGCGAACTCTTCAAGGACGAAGTGCGCAAGGTTGCCGCAGAGCTTGGCATGCCCGATTCCATCGTGTGGCGGCATCCCTTCCCCGGCCCCGGCCTTGCTATCCGCGTGCTTGGCGAAATCACCGAAGAGCGCCTCCAGATTCTGCGCCTGGCCGACAGGATCGTGCAGCAGGAACTGCGCGAATCCGGCTGGTACCGCAAGGTGTGGCAGGGCTTTGCCGTGCTGCTGCCGCTCAAGACCGTTGGCGTTATGGGCGATGGCCGCACCTATGAGCATGTTATCGCCCTGCGCGTGGTCGACAGCGTGGACGCCATGACCGCTGACTGGGCGCGCCTGCCTGCGGAACTGATCGAGCGCATGTCGAGCCGCATCATCAACGAGGTCAAGGGCGTCAACCGCGTGGTGTACGACGTTTCTTCCAAACCGCCGAGCACAATTGAGTGGGAATAA
- the tatB gene encoding Sec-independent protein translocase protein TatB: protein MFGIGSTELLVILVVALIVLGPKSLANVSRTLGKAMGEFRRVSTDFQRTLNAEAEEEEQRKRKQEAARAAKEAAAAAKEAHAAEMAAAAAAATEAQPAATAQADNIPASEAVIDATATRPAADAGQTTATASTATAQPEAPKPTVAEAPIADAPVADAAHAAEGKAETQPVAGTAASAEGAAPVAPPAGSPLAEALAKTKAEAEAAEAKLASAPAGAPQAAATPDNGGKA from the coding sequence ATGTTCGGGATAGGAAGCACTGAACTTCTGGTCATCCTTGTGGTGGCTCTCATTGTACTTGGCCCCAAAAGCCTTGCCAACGTGTCGCGCACGCTGGGCAAGGCCATGGGCGAGTTCCGCCGAGTGTCCACAGACTTTCAGCGCACGCTGAATGCTGAGGCCGAGGAAGAGGAACAGCGTAAGCGCAAGCAGGAAGCCGCCAGAGCGGCAAAAGAAGCTGCTGCCGCCGCCAAGGAAGCACACGCCGCCGAAATGGCCGCTGCTGCCGCAGCGGCAACCGAGGCCCAGCCTGCCGCAACGGCACAAGCTGATAATATTCCTGCCTCAGAGGCGGTAATTGACGCCACGGCTACCCGGCCTGCCGCCGATGCGGGGCAGACCACAGCCACGGCTTCGACAGCAACGGCTCAGCCCGAGGCCCCCAAGCCCACTGTAGCGGAAGCTCCGATTGCCGACGCTCCGGTTGCGGATGCAGCCCACGCGGCAGAGGGCAAGGCCGAGACCCAGCCTGTTGCGGGCACGGCAGCATCCGCCGAAGGGGCAGCTCCGGTTGCACCGCCCGCTGGCAGCCCGTTGGCTGAAGCCCTTGCCAAAACAAAGGCCGAGGCCGAAGCCGCAGAAGCCAAGCTGGCCTCCGCTCCCGCAGGTGCGCCTCAGGCCGCCGCCACCCCTGACAATGGCGGCAAGGCATGA
- a CDS encoding histidine phosphatase family protein, with amino-acid sequence MSGIWLVRHGMLPPNPERRMVGARDIPLSDAGREQIRLLAKQFMPAVQGALGAVICSDLDRCRETAAILMEAVPQGRPPLHVEPGLREIDLGLWQGMTKAEIERAWPGAYAARGQDMAHFCPPQGESFMQAQRRALAAVARWRRHYPGATLLMVSHAGILGSLLAHYLALPLRDVLRIPQYYGCRAFVPEW; translated from the coding sequence ATGAGCGGCATCTGGCTGGTGCGGCACGGCATGTTGCCGCCCAATCCAGAGCGGCGCATGGTCGGCGCGAGGGATATTCCTTTAAGTGATGCGGGCCGGGAGCAGATACGGCTTTTGGCGAAGCAGTTCATGCCAGCGGTGCAGGGCGCGCTTGGCGCGGTCATCTGCTCGGATCTTGACCGCTGCCGTGAGACTGCCGCCATCCTGATGGAGGCAGTGCCGCAGGGGCGGCCCCCCTTGCATGTGGAGCCCGGTCTGCGCGAGATTGATCTTGGCCTCTGGCAGGGCATGACCAAGGCGGAAATTGAGCGCGCGTGGCCCGGCGCATATGCCGCACGCGGGCAGGATATGGCGCATTTTTGCCCCCCGCAGGGTGAAAGTTTCATGCAGGCGCAGCGCCGCGCCCTGGCGGCTGTGGCGCGCTGGCGCAGGCACTACCCCGGTGCAACCCTGCTCATGGTTTCGCATGCGGGTATTCTGGGCAGCTTGCTGGCCCACTACCTTGCCCTGCCGCTCAGGGATGTGCTACGCATACCCCAATACTACGGCTGCCGCGCCTTTGTGCCGGAATGGTAG
- a CDS encoding SMR family transporter, translating to MLRSKPYHWCCLVASVFLEVGGTLVMKLAQGWAFPHAQVLGLVVMWLAIAMSYFFLSKAVTGIPVGVTFAFWEGLGLTCITLGSVLFLNEALTLRRALGLACVLSGALLVNYGTGHGAPKPSREDSPTASNKAEARKQRAEASALNNGLAAGGNR from the coding sequence ATGCTTAGATCAAAACCGTATCATTGGTGCTGCCTTGTTGCCTCCGTATTTCTGGAGGTGGGCGGAACACTTGTCATGAAGCTGGCGCAGGGCTGGGCTTTTCCCCACGCACAGGTTTTGGGGCTGGTTGTCATGTGGCTGGCCATCGCCATGTCCTACTTTTTTTTGTCCAAGGCCGTTACGGGCATTCCCGTTGGCGTGACCTTTGCCTTCTGGGAGGGGTTGGGCCTGACCTGCATCACCCTGGGCAGCGTGCTTTTTCTGAACGAAGCCCTGACCTTGCGCCGCGCGCTGGGTCTGGCCTGCGTGCTGTCTGGTGCTTTGCTGGTCAACTATGGTACCGGGCACGGGGCACCCAAGCCCAGCCGCGAGGACTCCCCCACGGCCAGCAACAAGGCTGAAGCCCGCAAGCAGCGCGCAGAAGCGTCCGCCCTGAATAACGGCCTGGCCGCAGGAGGGAACAGATGA
- a CDS encoding imidazoleglycerol-phosphate dehydratase, translating to MAPRTSTQERKSAETDIRLELNIDGQGITDVKTGFGLLDHMLTLTAFWAGMDLRLVCEGDMEVDAHHTTEDVGLLLGKALLEALGDRAGIARVGYGRVPMDEALAEATVDISGRPWLEWRGGELLPPVLAGEEKDLWREFYKAFASSARCNLHVEFRYGQNGHHLLESAAKGLGLALAQAVRRNGTTIRSTKGGLD from the coding sequence ATCGCCCCAAGAACCTCCACGCAAGAGCGCAAAAGCGCCGAAACCGACATCCGACTTGAACTGAACATTGACGGTCAGGGCATTACGGACGTGAAAACAGGTTTTGGCCTGCTCGACCATATGTTGACGCTGACAGCTTTTTGGGCTGGTATGGATTTGCGGCTGGTATGCGAGGGCGACATGGAAGTGGACGCCCACCACACCACAGAAGACGTGGGGCTGCTGCTCGGCAAAGCGCTGCTTGAAGCCCTTGGCGACAGGGCGGGCATTGCCCGCGTGGGCTATGGGCGTGTTCCCATGGACGAAGCCCTGGCGGAAGCCACCGTTGATATCTCGGGCCGCCCCTGGCTTGAGTGGCGCGGCGGCGAACTGCTGCCCCCGGTTCTGGCCGGAGAAGAAAAAGACCTCTGGCGGGAATTTTACAAGGCATTTGCAAGCAGTGCGCGCTGCAATCTGCATGTGGAATTCCGCTATGGTCAGAACGGACATCATCTGCTGGAATCGGCGGCCAAGGGGCTGGGGCTTGCCCTGGCTCAGGCAGTGCGCCGAAACGGCACAACCATTAGAAGCACAAAGGGAGGTCTTGATTGA
- a CDS encoding SMR family transporter, with the protein MDISSLFQNAALPLVLLAAALDVTANMLLVRSDSFRRRAVGLLALALVGLAFYCLSLAVHHMDLAVAYAMWGGFGVLGTSLGGWLLLRQKLNPSAFAGIALLVCGMVLLHTS; encoded by the coding sequence ATGGATATTTCAAGCCTGTTCCAGAACGCCGCCCTGCCGCTGGTTTTGCTGGCTGCCGCCCTGGACGTGACCGCCAATATGCTGCTCGTGCGCTCCGACAGCTTCCGCCGCCGCGCCGTGGGCCTGCTGGCCCTTGCGCTGGTGGGGCTGGCTTTCTATTGCCTTTCACTGGCAGTTCATCATATGGATTTGGCCGTGGCTTACGCCATGTGGGGCGGTTTTGGCGTACTTGGCACATCCCTTGGCGGATGGCTGCTGCTGCGCCAAAAGCTCAACCCTAGCGCATTTGCGGGCATCGCCCTGCTTGTCTGCGGCATGGTGTTGCTGCACACAAGTTGA